Proteins encoded in a region of the Nitrospirota bacterium genome:
- the trpB gene encoding tryptophan synthase subunit beta, which produces MKKLPDKKGYFGAYGGRFVPETLMPALQELEIAYAALKKDREFHDELRLLQQTYIGRPTPLYFAKRLSADLGGAKIYLKREDLAHTGAHKINNAIGQALLAKKMGKQRLIAETGAGQHGVATATGAALVGLDCEIYMGSEDVARQSLNVFRMKLLGAKVHEVTIGSRTLKDAINEGLRDWTTNVRTTHYVMGTVFGPHPFPAMVRDFQSVIGREARKQILAAEGKLPDYLIACVGGGSNAMGLFHEFMDDNVKMIGVEAGGRGIAAGEHAARFAGGSVGVLQGTKSYLLQDDDGNVLGTHSVSAGLDYAAVGPEHAFLRDSGRVQYAYATDDEALAAFGRLSMTEGIIPALESSHALAEALMLAPKLAKNEIMIVNLSGRGDKDVQHVARIKGVQL; this is translated from the coding sequence ATCAAAAAATTACCTGATAAAAAGGGCTATTTTGGGGCTTATGGCGGCAGGTTCGTGCCTGAGACCCTTATGCCTGCGCTCCAGGAACTCGAAATTGCGTACGCAGCGCTAAAAAAAGACAGGGAGTTCCATGATGAACTCAGGCTGCTCCAGCAGACCTATATCGGAAGGCCCACGCCGCTCTATTTTGCAAAGAGGCTGAGCGCTGATCTTGGCGGCGCCAAAATATATCTTAAGCGTGAGGATCTTGCCCATACCGGCGCGCACAAGATCAATAACGCTATCGGCCAGGCATTGCTTGCAAAGAAGATGGGCAAACAGAGATTGATCGCAGAGACAGGAGCTGGGCAGCATGGCGTTGCAACGGCAACAGGAGCAGCGCTGGTCGGGCTTGACTGTGAGATCTACATGGGCTCTGAAGACGTTGCCCGTCAATCCCTGAATGTCTTCAGGATGAAGCTTCTCGGCGCAAAGGTACATGAGGTGACGATCGGTTCAAGGACCCTGAAGGATGCGATCAACGAAGGACTGAGAGACTGGACCACGAATGTCAGGACTACTCATTATGTTATGGGTACGGTCTTTGGCCCGCATCCCTTCCCGGCAATGGTCCGGGATTTCCAGTCTGTTATCGGCAGAGAGGCAAGGAAACAGATCCTCGCCGCAGAGGGAAAACTCCCTGACTATCTTATCGCCTGTGTTGGCGGCGGCAGTAATGCCATGGGCCTGTTCCATGAGTTCATGGACGATAATGTGAAGATGATCGGCGTTGAAGCAGGCGGCAGGGGTATTGCTGCCGGCGAGCATGCAGCGCGTTTTGCCGGAGGTTCGGTCGGCGTGCTCCAGGGCACGAAAAGTTATCTGCTCCAGGATGATGACGGCAACGTGTTGGGCACCCACTCGGTATCGGCCGGTCTTGACTATGCGGCTGTCGGGCCTGAGCATGCATTTCTCAGGGACTCAGGCAGGGTCCAGTATGCCTACGCAACGGATGACGAGGCGCTTGCAGCCTTTGGCAGGCTTTCGATGACCGAGGGTATCATTCCTGCGCTTGAATCTTCCCATGCCCTTGCAGAGGCCTTGATGCTTGCGCCGAAACTCGCGAAAAACGAGATCATGATCGTGAACCTTTCAGGCAGGGGTGACAAGGATGTGCAGCATGTGGCACGCATCAAGGGTGTGCAGCTATGA
- a CDS encoding DUF3842 family protein, with protein MLKIAVIDGQGGGIGSLVVKRLKEEFSDRVEVIALGTNAAATTSMMKSRANKGATGENAIIWNSDKVDMIVGPLSIAFPNAMLGEVTGRMATAIVSSPARKLLLPLNQEGIEIAGGDKEPLPHLIEHVISQIKESGHV; from the coding sequence ATGCTTAAGATCGCGGTAATAGACGGCCAGGGGGGCGGCATCGGAAGCCTTGTGGTGAAGCGGCTGAAAGAGGAATTCTCTGACAGGGTAGAGGTGATCGCGCTCGGCACCAATGCTGCGGCGACAACGTCCATGATGAAGTCTCGGGCTAACAAGGGCGCCACCGGAGAGAACGCCATCATCTGGAACTCTGACAAGGTAGATATGATCGTCGGCCCCCTGAGCATTGCATTCCCGAATGCCATGTTGGGCGAGGTGACCGGCAGGATGGCAACAGCCATTGTTTCATCTCCTGCCCGGAAACTCCTGCTGCCTCTGAACCAGGAAGGGATTGAGATAGCAGGCGGGGACAAGGAACCCCTGCCCCATCTTATTGAACATGTAATCTCACAGATAAAGGAGAGCGGCCATGTGTGA
- a CDS encoding CooT family nickel-binding protein — MCEANAYIYSDGKEELYLENVDLMKPENGKIFMKNLFGEQKIFEGEIKEVSLLRHKIILEKK, encoded by the coding sequence ATGTGTGAAGCAAATGCCTATATCTATAGCGACGGCAAAGAAGAACTCTATCTTGAAAACGTCGATCTCATGAAGCCGGAAAACGGCAAGATTTTCATGAAGAATCTTTTCGGGGAGCAGAAGATCTTTGAAGGGGAGATCAAAGAGGTCTCGCTTCTCCGTCACAAGATTATCTTAGAGAAAAAATAG
- a CDS encoding lipoate--protein ligase family protein, with translation MSYEWRLIDSGPCSASYNMALDEAIAASVRSRKAPPTLRFYSWDSPSLSLGCFQKTSDLDLDHCRQNSIPFVRRPTGGRAILHGDELTYSFSVRTDREPFSEGLIESYRRISCAFNLAFQKIGMQVESKMQRERGRVLTGSPLCFGSSSYGEILLNERKIVGAAQKRWQDGLLQQGSIPYACDKERIVHVIAGKASETENSPDGLKEIVPDFDDRNFRIAVREAFEETFGISLLTSHPDPAEYQLAGELEQGKYLQNSWNLRL, from the coding sequence ATGTCTTATGAATGGCGGCTGATCGATTCAGGGCCATGCAGTGCCTCTTACAACATGGCGCTTGACGAGGCGATAGCCGCTTCGGTCAGAAGCCGCAAAGCACCTCCCACGCTTCGGTTCTACAGCTGGGACAGTCCGTCCCTGAGCCTCGGCTGTTTTCAAAAAACCTCAGACCTTGATCTGGATCACTGCAGACAGAACAGTATCCCGTTTGTCAGAAGGCCGACAGGGGGGAGGGCGATCCTCCATGGTGATGAGCTGACTTATAGCTTCTCTGTGCGCACAGACCGGGAGCCTTTTTCAGAAGGCCTGATCGAAAGCTACCGCAGGATAAGCTGTGCGTTCAACCTTGCCTTCCAAAAGATCGGCATGCAGGTCGAATCAAAGATGCAGAGGGAGCGGGGCAGGGTTCTGACCGGAAGCCCCCTCTGTTTTGGGTCAAGCTCGTATGGTGAGATCCTCCTGAATGAGCGGAAGATCGTCGGAGCTGCCCAGAAACGGTGGCAGGACGGACTTCTCCAGCAGGGGTCAATACCGTATGCCTGCGACAAAGAAAGGATCGTTCATGTTATCGCAGGAAAAGCTTCAGAAACAGAAAATTCTCCGGATGGCCTGAAGGAGATCGTGCCTGATTTTGACGATCGGAATTTCAGAATAGCGGTTCGGGAAGCGTTTGAAGAGACCTTCGGGATCAGCCTTCTGACTTCTCATCCTGACCCGGCAGAGTATCAGCTTGCCGGGGAGCTTGAGCAGGGGAAGTATCTTCAGAACTCGTGGAACCTTCGTCTGTAG
- a CDS encoding ATP-dependent helicase, with protein sequence MKKYLLHREPPRFSVDYAKDLNPEQLAAVMHGEGPALVLAGAGTGKTRVVTYRVARLIETGTPAENILLLTFTNKAAREMLRRVELLIGMNISGLFGGTFHHIANLLLRQHCQLIGYRQGFSILDREDSKELFDACIADVYQKETVLPKGSVLAEICSLSRNTDMPVEDVVLRRFSHFSHLLEEIVKIAGLYDKKKVHLNLLDFDDLLHGWKRLFTEHPKIREYYSIKFRHLLVDEYQDTNKLQAGIIDLTTGPEGNLMVVGDDAQSIYSFRGADFENILKFPEKHEGTALYKLTTNYRSTPQVLHLANSSILHNRRQFRKDLHAVSAAGELPYMVALKDVFEQAEFVASVVIDLNADGRSFNEIAVLYRSHFQSMELQMEFQRKGIPFDVRSGLTFFEQAHIKDTLAFLKIVANPHDEISWKRVLKLTPGIGNITAAKIWNFIQQEEKPVEAVFDAYKLVPKKAVTAFNNFLEMLSVLKHERYLGMPSAAIDYVMQHGYEDHLHATYPNADMRVEDVTQMMKFAQRYDLLETFLSEMTLQGLADAAEGAEASEGKVILSSVHQAKGLEWNTVFLIGLNDGKFPSAKSLKNEDEEEERRLFYVGVTRAKESLYLCYPVVADDWQTMGIAQQSRFLKELPSDCFEEMAVEDV encoded by the coding sequence ATGAAAAAGTATCTCCTCCACAGAGAACCGCCCCGGTTTTCGGTTGATTATGCAAAGGACCTTAATCCGGAGCAGCTGGCTGCGGTAATGCATGGGGAGGGCCCTGCGCTGGTGCTTGCCGGAGCGGGTACAGGGAAGACCCGGGTTGTCACATACCGGGTTGCACGCCTGATCGAAACAGGCACCCCTGCCGAAAACATCCTTCTTCTTACCTTTACGAACAAGGCAGCACGGGAGATGCTGAGAAGGGTTGAACTCCTGATAGGCATGAACATCTCCGGCCTTTTTGGCGGCACGTTCCACCATATCGCAAATCTGCTCCTCAGACAGCACTGCCAGCTCATCGGGTACAGGCAGGGCTTCTCGATCCTTGACCGTGAGGATTCAAAGGAGCTCTTCGATGCCTGCATTGCAGATGTGTACCAGAAGGAAACTGTTCTCCCCAAAGGCAGCGTGCTGGCCGAGATATGCAGCCTCTCGCGGAATACGGACATGCCGGTTGAGGATGTTGTACTCAGGCGCTTTTCGCACTTCTCCCATCTGCTTGAAGAGATCGTGAAGATAGCGGGACTCTATGATAAAAAGAAGGTCCATCTGAACCTCCTTGATTTTGACGATCTGCTCCATGGATGGAAGAGGCTTTTTACCGAGCATCCGAAGATCCGCGAATACTATTCGATAAAATTCAGGCACCTGCTGGTTGACGAGTACCAGGATACGAACAAACTTCAGGCCGGGATCATAGACCTCACGACCGGTCCCGAGGGCAACCTTATGGTTGTGGGTGATGACGCCCAGTCGATCTATTCTTTCAGAGGCGCTGACTTTGAGAATATCCTGAAGTTTCCTGAAAAGCATGAGGGAACTGCTTTGTACAAGCTCACCACGAACTATCGCTCGACTCCCCAGGTGCTGCACCTTGCCAATAGCAGCATTCTTCATAACCGCAGGCAGTTCCGCAAAGATCTCCATGCGGTTTCTGCTGCAGGCGAGCTTCCTTATATGGTTGCGCTCAAGGACGTGTTTGAGCAGGCAGAATTTGTGGCGTCGGTTGTGATAGACCTGAATGCTGACGGACGATCATTTAATGAGATCGCGGTGCTCTACCGTTCCCATTTTCAGTCCATGGAACTCCAGATGGAGTTCCAGCGCAAGGGCATACCCTTTGACGTGAGGTCAGGGCTTACGTTCTTCGAGCAGGCACATATCAAGGATACGCTTGCATTCCTGAAGATCGTTGCCAACCCCCATGACGAGATCAGCTGGAAACGCGTGCTTAAACTCACTCCCGGCATCGGCAATATCACTGCCGCAAAGATCTGGAATTTCATTCAGCAGGAAGAGAAACCTGTTGAGGCTGTCTTCGATGCGTACAAGCTTGTGCCGAAGAAAGCGGTAACAGCATTTAATAATTTTCTTGAGATGCTGAGCGTGCTGAAACATGAGCGGTACCTGGGCATGCCTTCTGCAGCGATCGATTATGTGATGCAGCACGGGTATGAGGACCATCTCCATGCAACCTATCCCAATGCTGACATGAGGGTCGAAGACGTAACGCAGATGATGAAATTTGCCCAGAGGTACGATCTGTTAGAGACCTTTTTGAGCGAGATGACGCTCCAGGGGCTTGCTGATGCAGCTGAAGGTGCAGAGGCGTCTGAAGGCAAGGTTATCCTTTCGTCAGTGCATCAGGCAAAAGGGCTGGAGTGGAACACGGTCTTCCTGATCGGCCTGAACGACGGGAAGTTCCCATCCGCAAAATCGCTCAAGAACGAAGACGAGGAAGAAGAGCGCAGACTTTTCTACGTCGGCGTGACCAGGGCCAAAGAATCCCTGTACCTCTGCTATCCGGTGGTTGCTGATGACTGGCAGACCATGGGGATTGCCCAGCAGTCCCGGTTCCTGAAGGAGCTTCCCTCAGATTGCTTTGAGGAGATGGCAGTAGAGGATGTATAA
- a CDS encoding 1,4-dihydroxy-6-naphthoate synthase: protein MRTLSLGYSPCPNDTFIFYALVHGKIDTAGIVYKEILEDVETLNRMAQQAKLDITKVSFHAFGHLRDTYCLLRSGGALGKGCGPLVVARDECSMQDLRGKTIAIPGELTTAFLLLQIFDPELKKKIKVMPFHQIIDAVKNGEADAGLIIHESRFTYQQAGLKQIMDLGVWWEQETGLPIPLGCIIAKRDLGKEFVQKTDALIRKSLEYAFSHSEETKIYIRSHAQELDGQVIDQHIRLYVNDYSLDIGNRGVQAVEELFRRATEQGIIPKSSLPLFLTV from the coding sequence GTGCGAACTCTTTCCCTTGGCTATTCACCCTGCCCCAATGACACGTTCATCTTTTATGCCCTTGTGCATGGGAAGATCGATACTGCGGGCATTGTGTACAAAGAGATCCTTGAAGATGTCGAGACCCTGAACCGGATGGCGCAGCAGGCAAAGCTCGACATCACAAAGGTGTCGTTCCATGCCTTTGGTCATCTCAGAGATACATACTGCCTGCTCAGATCAGGTGGTGCGCTCGGCAAGGGCTGCGGCCCGCTTGTCGTGGCGCGGGACGAATGTTCGATGCAGGATCTCAGGGGAAAGACCATTGCGATCCCCGGAGAACTGACCACAGCCTTTCTGCTTCTGCAGATCTTTGATCCTGAACTGAAGAAAAAGATCAAGGTTATGCCCTTTCATCAGATCATCGATGCGGTCAAAAACGGGGAGGCAGACGCAGGGCTCATTATCCACGAGAGCCGTTTTACCTATCAGCAGGCAGGATTGAAGCAGATCATGGATCTCGGCGTCTGGTGGGAGCAGGAGACAGGGCTTCCTATTCCGCTGGGGTGCATTATCGCGAAAAGAGACCTGGGCAAAGAGTTTGTTCAGAAGACCGATGCGTTGATCCGTAAGAGTCTGGAATATGCCTTCAGCCATAGCGAAGAAACAAAGATCTATATCAGGAGCCATGCACAGGAGCTTGACGGACAGGTCATAGATCAGCATATCAGGCTCTATGTGAATGACTATTCCCTCGATATCGGTAACAGAGGCGTTCAGGCGGTCGAAGAGCTTTTCAGAAGAGCGACTGAGCAGGGCATAATTCCGAAATCATCCCTTCCACTCTTTCTGACCGTATGA
- the mqnB gene encoding futalosine hydrolase, translating to MGIIFSVTAEGSILIRNLTERLRAEGMYQAGRVTGKRVILAVSGIGKVNAAHATTSLIHEFPPAMIINIGIGGAYPSSGLKTGDVAIAEKEIYGDEGVLLKDGFHGLDLIGIPLVKRGRKKYFNAFPLDKPLIRKAVRAAQLVTHHASPVTVKKGTFLTLSTCTGTKKRAIELERRFGAVCENMEGAAIAQICSIYGIPFAEIRGISNIVEDRDLSKWNIKLAAENCQKAALEFIRAL from the coding sequence ATAGGGATTATTTTTTCGGTCACAGCAGAAGGCAGCATCCTGATCCGAAATCTGACGGAAAGGCTGAGAGCGGAGGGCATGTATCAGGCGGGCCGTGTGACCGGAAAGCGTGTGATACTTGCTGTCTCAGGCATAGGCAAAGTGAATGCAGCCCATGCCACCACCAGCCTAATTCATGAATTTCCCCCTGCAATGATCATAAATATCGGCATTGGCGGCGCGTATCCTTCATCAGGGCTGAAAACAGGGGATGTTGCGATTGCAGAAAAAGAGATCTATGGAGACGAGGGCGTCCTGCTGAAGGACGGGTTTCATGGCCTGGACCTTATCGGCATCCCCCTTGTCAAAAGGGGCAGAAAAAAGTATTTCAATGCATTTCCTCTTGATAAGCCTCTTATCAGAAAGGCTGTCAGGGCTGCTCAACTCGTTACTCATCACGCATCACCGGTTACGGTCAAAAAAGGAACGTTTTTGACACTCTCCACCTGCACCGGCACAAAAAAGCGGGCTATCGAACTTGAGCGTCGCTTCGGCGCTGTCTGCGAGAATATGGAAGGTGCTGCAATAGCCCAGATCTGCAGCATCTATGGAATTCCCTTTGCCGAAATACGCGGCATCAGCAATATAGTGGAAGACCGGGACCTGTCAAAATGGAATATAAAGCTTGCCGCAGAAAACTGCCAGAAGGCAGCTTTGGAATTTATCAGGGCTCTCTGA
- the rpsB gene encoding 30S ribosomal protein S2 — protein MVVSMKELLEAGVHFGHQVKRWNPKMKRYIFGERNGIYIIDLQKTLKGLEDAYRFVRDTAATGATVLFVGTKKQAQDAVMEEAKRCSSYCVNQRWLGGMLTNFTTIKKSIERLKKLETMKEDGTFALLTKKEAAALEKERIKLDKNLSGIKDMKGTPGVIFIIDPKKEKITIQEGKKLSIPIVAVVDTNCDPDEVDHVIPGNDDAIRAIKLMASKIADAVLEGRAILNKETAQEEEKAKIEEGVEAAAAAEVAE, from the coding sequence ATGGTAGTTTCAATGAAGGAGTTGCTTGAGGCCGGAGTACATTTTGGTCATCAGGTAAAGCGCTGGAATCCCAAGATGAAGAGATATATCTTCGGGGAGAGAAATGGCATCTACATCATCGACCTGCAGAAGACACTGAAAGGTCTTGAAGATGCTTACCGTTTTGTCAGAGACACAGCAGCAACAGGAGCAACCGTACTGTTTGTCGGCACCAAGAAACAGGCGCAGGATGCAGTTATGGAAGAGGCGAAGCGCTGCTCCTCCTATTGCGTTAACCAGAGATGGCTCGGCGGTATGCTCACCAATTTCACGACGATCAAGAAGAGCATCGAGAGGCTGAAAAAGCTCGAGACCATGAAAGAGGACGGCACGTTCGCTCTCCTCACCAAGAAAGAAGCGGCAGCGCTTGAAAAGGAGCGCATAAAGCTCGACAAGAACCTTTCCGGCATCAAGGATATGAAAGGGACCCCGGGCGTTATCTTTATTATTGATCCCAAGAAAGAGAAGATCACGATCCAGGAGGGGAAGAAGCTCTCGATCCCTATCGTTGCGGTCGTTGACACGAACTGCGATCCTGATGAGGTTGACCATGTGATCCCGGGCAATGACGACGCAATCCGCGCCATCAAGCTCATGGCATCCAAGATCGCCGATGCCGTGCTTGAGGGCAGGGCCATACTGAACAAGGAAACCGCGCAGGAAGAAGAAAAGGCCAAGATCGAGGAAGGCGTTGAAGCTGCAGCTGCCGCAGAGGTGGCAGAATGA
- the tsf gene encoding translation elongation factor Ts, with protein MTEISAAVVKDLREKTGAGMMECKKALTDAGGDAEKAIDILRQKGLASAAKKASRSASQGLISSLIQADKVGVMAEINCETDFVARTDDFQELIKNVMEQIAAAKPTAVSIEESPSEKPENCLLEQIFVNDPGKTKKIRDLVTEKVAKLGENIVIRRFMRYQADNGLVNAYIHMDKIGVMVAADSAANADELRPLIKDVAMHIAAANPSYISRDQIPQDVIDREKAIYRAQVTGKPAEITEKIVEGKLEKYYGDVCLVDQIFVKDPEGKKKIRDVIGTGTVIKSFARFQLGELQPAEPKSC; from the coding sequence ATGACAGAAATTTCAGCGGCAGTCGTTAAAGATCTCAGAGAAAAGACCGGCGCAGGCATGATGGAGTGCAAGAAGGCGCTCACCGATGCAGGCGGCGATGCAGAAAAGGCTATAGATATCCTCAGGCAGAAGGGGCTTGCATCCGCGGCAAAGAAGGCGTCCCGCTCTGCTTCACAGGGATTGATCAGTTCACTCATTCAGGCTGACAAGGTCGGCGTTATGGCAGAGATCAACTGCGAGACAGACTTTGTGGCAAGGACCGATGATTTCCAGGAGCTTATCAAAAACGTGATGGAGCAGATAGCGGCTGCAAAGCCGACAGCCGTGTCCATTGAGGAGTCTCCGTCAGAAAAACCGGAAAACTGCCTGCTCGAGCAGATCTTTGTGAATGATCCCGGGAAGACGAAGAAGATCAGGGACCTGGTGACCGAAAAGGTCGCAAAGCTCGGTGAAAATATTGTCATCAGAAGATTCATGCGTTATCAGGCAGATAACGGCCTAGTCAATGCATATATCCATATGGACAAGATCGGCGTTATGGTGGCTGCAGACTCCGCGGCAAATGCTGATGAGCTCCGGCCCTTGATTAAGGACGTGGCAATGCATATTGCAGCTGCTAATCCGTCATACATATCCAGGGACCAGATCCCTCAGGATGTCATTGACAGGGAAAAGGCAATATATCGCGCACAGGTGACCGGCAAGCCTGCTGAGATCACCGAGAAGATCGTTGAGGGCAAGCTGGAAAAGTATTACGGCGATGTCTGCCTTGTGGATCAGATATTTGTGAAGGACCCGGAAGGGAAGAAGAAGATCAGGGATGTTATCGGCACCGGCACGGTAATCAAGAGTTTTGCCCGCTTCCAGCTTGGCGAATTACAGCCGGCTGAGCCGAAGAGCTGTTAG
- a CDS encoding UMP kinase gives MPRLFSRILLKISGEALMGDKGYGIDAHTVDFMAKEIKDIVSMGVQISVVIGGGNIFRGVQASLEGMERASADYMGMLATVINALALQNALEKYKIPTRVQSAIGMQELCEPYIRRKAIRHLEKGRVVIFAAGTGNPYFTTDTAAALRAMEINADIIMKGTKVDGVYSADPVKNPKATKFAELTYIDVLKKGLGVMDSTAISLCMDNNLPIVVFSLRGKGNIRKIIEGKRIGTIVRGNNDPGTKKKNK, from the coding sequence ATGCCGCGCCTGTTCAGCAGAATACTTCTTAAGATCAGCGGCGAAGCCCTCATGGGTGACAAGGGCTACGGCATTGACGCCCATACCGTTGATTTCATGGCCAAGGAGATCAAGGACATTGTCTCGATGGGCGTGCAGATATCTGTTGTCATAGGCGGGGGCAACATCTTCAGGGGCGTTCAGGCAAGCCTGGAAGGCATGGAGCGGGCATCCGCAGATTATATGGGAATGCTCGCAACGGTCATCAACGCCCTTGCTCTGCAGAACGCTCTCGAAAAATACAAGATACCCACGCGCGTCCAGTCGGCAATCGGGATGCAGGAGCTTTGCGAACCTTACATAAGACGCAAGGCGATCCGCCATCTTGAAAAAGGACGTGTGGTCATCTTTGCAGCAGGCACCGGCAACCCCTATTTCACGACTGACACTGCTGCGGCATTGCGGGCTATGGAGATCAATGCCGACATTATCATGAAAGGCACCAAGGTGGATGGTGTTTATTCTGCAGATCCGGTCAAGAACCCGAAAGCAACAAAATTCGCTGAACTCACGTATATCGATGTGCTCAAAAAAGGGCTCGGCGTCATGGACTCCACTGCCATCTCTCTCTGTATGGATAATAACCTGCCTATCGTGGTCTTCAGCCTGAGAGGCAAAGGCAATATCAGGAAAATTATTGAGGGTAAACGGATAGGCACGATCGTAAGGGGGAACAATGATCCAGGAACTAAGAAAAAAAACAAATGA
- the frr gene encoding ribosome recycling factor, protein MIQELRKKTNERMQASIEALKKKFASVRTGRASLSLLDGLTVDYYGTPTPLQQVASLSLPDSRQIAIQPWEQKIIPEIEKAIMKSDLGLTPMNDGKLIRINIPALTEERRKQLVKVVRKEAEDSKVAVRNIRRDVNEELKKLEKEKHVSEDEIKKEHDEVQKITDSFVKKVDELLEHKEKEIMEV, encoded by the coding sequence ATGATCCAGGAACTAAGAAAAAAAACAAATGAACGGATGCAGGCCTCTATCGAGGCTCTTAAAAAGAAATTCGCATCTGTAAGAACCGGAAGGGCATCCCTGTCCCTTCTTGACGGCCTCACTGTAGACTACTATGGCACGCCGACGCCGTTGCAGCAGGTCGCCAGCCTCAGCCTCCCTGACAGCAGGCAGATCGCTATCCAGCCGTGGGAACAGAAGATAATACCGGAGATCGAAAAGGCCATCATGAAGTCAGACCTCGGCCTTACACCCATGAATGACGGCAAGCTGATCAGGATCAATATCCCGGCCCTCACTGAGGAGCGTAGGAAGCAGCTTGTAAAGGTTGTCAGGAAAGAGGCTGAGGACTCCAAGGTGGCTGTGCGGAATATAAGAAGAGATGTTAATGAAGAGTTAAAGAAGCTCGAAAAGGAAAAACATGTCAGCGAGGATGAGATAAAGAAGGAACACGATGAGGTGCAGAAGATAACAGACTCCTTTGTCAAAAAAGTCGATGAACTGCTTGAACATAAAGAAAAAGAGATAATGGAGGTATGA
- a CDS encoding TraR/DksA family transcriptional regulator, whose amino-acid sequence MASAKKKAPAAKKAKVQVKTKAVKAAARAVVKKKVPTGKKAEVQVKVAVKKKIINTKAAATAKPRPRVQSKVKAAVKAAAKKAVVTPSRKKIVPQKKSVAKKTGKTSSPAIKTAASKKGPAVVPATERFRGLKGMLVAKRDALLKEAKQEIQKYVSGENRQLVDTAIDEADWAAVEISEDINLKRLSAQRQLLNDVEECLRKLNEGTYGVCEDCGEEISEKRLHVIPTATLCIDCKEQREKMAILEQETEV is encoded by the coding sequence ATGGCTTCCGCAAAAAAGAAGGCTCCAGCCGCAAAAAAGGCCAAGGTTCAGGTCAAGACAAAAGCAGTGAAGGCGGCCGCCAGGGCTGTTGTAAAAAAGAAGGTCCCGACCGGGAAAAAGGCCGAGGTTCAGGTTAAGGTTGCGGTCAAAAAGAAAATAATAAATACAAAGGCTGCGGCAACAGCTAAGCCACGGCCCAGGGTCCAGTCCAAAGTCAAGGCTGCGGTAAAGGCTGCTGCAAAGAAAGCAGTTGTCACGCCTTCAAGGAAAAAGATAGTGCCACAGAAAAAGTCAGTTGCAAAGAAAACCGGGAAGACGTCTTCACCCGCTATAAAAACGGCTGCTTCCAAAAAGGGGCCTGCTGTTGTTCCTGCTACTGAGCGTTTCCGGGGGTTAAAGGGCATGCTGGTCGCAAAGCGCGATGCATTGCTCAAGGAAGCAAAGCAGGAGATCCAAAAATATGTGTCCGGCGAGAACCGTCAGCTTGTTGATACGGCTATTGACGAGGCAGACTGGGCAGCAGTGGAGATCTCAGAGGACATCAACCTCAAGAGACTGAGCGCTCAAAGACAGCTTCTGAATGATGTCGAAGAATGTCTGAGAAAGCTTAACGAAGGCACATATGGTGTCTGTGAGGATTGCGGAGAAGAGATCAGCGAAAAGCGGCTGCATGTCATTCCCACAGCAACACTCTGTATTGACTGCAAGGAACAGAGAGAAAAAATGGCTATCCTGGAGCAGGAAACAGAAGTATAG
- a CDS encoding type II toxin-antitoxin system RelE/ParE family toxin, translating to MSPFDKPIVWLHGEIRTPPLSKEARIETGFLLRMLQKGEKLSMPQSRPMKVIGSRCHELRIDDEHVTWRIICRVDDDAIVILEVFKKKSEQTPQQVIDTCKKRLKEYDES from the coding sequence ATGAGCCCTTTCGACAAACCGATTGTGTGGCTTCACGGGGAAATACGCACGCCACCTCTGTCTAAAGAGGCGCGGATTGAAACTGGGTTTCTACTGAGGATGCTTCAAAAAGGCGAAAAACTCAGCATGCCTCAATCGCGACCCATGAAAGTCATAGGCAGCAGATGCCACGAGCTTAGAATTGATGATGAGCACGTAACGTGGAGGATCATTTGCCGGGTGGATGATGATGCAATTGTCATACTCGAAGTCTTCAAGAAAAAGAGCGAACAGACGCCACAGCAGGTGATCGATACATGCAAGAAAAGGTTAAAGGAGTACGACGAATCATGA
- a CDS encoding helix-turn-helix transcriptional regulator, protein MNKKKMATLEQKGWNVGTAAEFLGLSAEEATYVELKLSLALYLQKKRKAKHMTQDQLARLIHSSQSRVAKMEKSDPTISIDLLMKSLLALGASRSELARTIS, encoded by the coding sequence ATGAACAAGAAGAAAATGGCAACATTGGAACAAAAAGGGTGGAATGTCGGAACTGCGGCTGAGTTCCTGGGCTTGTCTGCTGAAGAGGCGACTTATGTGGAGCTGAAACTCTCGTTGGCCCTCTATCTGCAGAAGAAAAGAAAGGCCAAACACATGACGCAGGACCAACTCGCAAGGCTTATTCATTCGAGCCAGTCACGGGTTGCCAAGATGGAAAAAAGCGATCCTACGATTTCAATCGACTTGCTGATGAAATCTCTGCTGGCTCTCGGCGCTTCCAGATCGGAACTTGCCCGCACCATATCGTAA